In Patescibacteria group bacterium, the genomic stretch ACCGCGCTTTTGCGTTTAGGCGGCTCGTGGATGAATTTGGTTTCAAGCACGGCGAAATCGCGAAGAAAGTAGGGAAGAGCCGCGAGTATGTTTCAAATACGCTTCGTCTTCTCATACTCCCGCAGGAAATACTGGATGCGCTTACGGCGGGTCGGATCACGGAAGGACACGCACGCCCCCTCATGATGCTTGTTGATCGAGTGGAAGAACAATTAACGCTCTTTAAAGAAATTACCTACAAGAAAATGACGGTTCGGGAAGCGGAAGCGATCGCGCGCCGCATTGCGTATGACAAAGTGCGCAAAAAAGACCGGGCGTTTGACCCTGAAATCGTGGAAATAGAAGAGCAGTTGCAAGGCGTTTTAGGAACGCGGGTGCAGATTGACAGAAGAGAAGTGGGTGGAAAGATCATGATAGATTTTTTCTCTAATGATGACCTTCGCAATCTTTTGGAAATAATGCAGAAAAGTGCCGCTACAAGCACCGTATTTTCCACACCGCCGGTCATGCCTGCCGGTAGGCAGGTTATGGCGACAGCAGATGAAGAGTCTTCTGTCGGAGTGGCAATAGAAGGAATGGATACCGAGCCCCCAGAAGAGGACGAAGCCGCCCCCATTAAGACAGTCGTCACTGAAAAAGAAGCCACTCCAACTACAGAAGACGACGGTCTATATTCGGTGAAAAATTTTTCAATCTAGTCATTTTTTCCCAAGATTCGGGAAAAAGCTTTTCAGGGAGAGTCCTTCATTCGCCGTTTCGGAGCGAATCTGTTTTTTTGCCAGTGCGGTTTTCGCGTACTTGAGCCATTTCGTGGT encodes the following:
- a CDS encoding ParB/RepB/Spo0J family partition protein, giving the protein MLKYRYYHTKHLRHMSQLFYNDSIFHIDTGKIKPNPYQPRREFDEAKLRELADSIKQYGVLQPLVVTRREIEKEDGGLAVEYELIAGERRLRASRLAGLSQVPVVIRATEDDDRTKLELAIIENLQREDLNPVDRAFAFRRLVDEFGFKHGEIAKKVGKSREYVSNTLRLLILPQEILDALTAGRITEGHARPLMMLVDRVEEQLTLFKEITYKKMTVREAEAIARRIAYDKVRKKDRAFDPEIVEIEEQLQGVLGTRVQIDRREVGGKIMIDFFSNDDLRNLLEIMQKSAATSTVFSTPPVMPAGRQVMATADEESSVGVAIEGMDTEPPEEDEAAPIKTVVTEKEATPTTEDDGLYSVKNFSI